Part of the Spinacia oleracea cultivar Varoflay chromosome 5, BTI_SOV_V1, whole genome shotgun sequence genome, TGCTATACCCCTTTGCCCCTTTGTATTCCCCCCCTTTTTTTGGGTTGTGAAGAGGGTTGGTGGAGAGGTGACAAGGAGTTGTTATCAAAGTTGTGAGAATAAACGCATACCAAAATGAAAAGCTCAAAATGAAACAGATTGTTTTTGCCTACAGGTGTGTTTTATAGCACAATAATGGTAAAGATTGGCACACAACCATGGGTAATACGGAGTGAACATCATGTGTTAGTCTATCTCTTATCTGattccacccccccccccccccccccccttccacACCATTTTTTCTTCATTCCCGGGGGTTCATTTGTTTACTCGTAGAAGTGTTTGTTATCTACTTATCTATCTTAAAATTTTCTATTTCTATGTTTGTTTTTGAGTAACTTTTTGAGATTTTCTTGAAAAAGCATGCCTAATCTGATTCAAGTTGCATGAAACTGCAGAACTTATAGGCATAAGTTTCCAGGAAAATGGAAGAGTTTCAATGTGTGGTTAGATTTTTCAGTAATAAAGAGTCAGGTTCATGCCTTTTTGCTGTGATTCTTCTAGTGAAAAATATGCCTAACTGTACTTTTAAAACTAACTTATCCTGCTTTCAACCTCTCCTCTGCAAACCCAAGAAAGAGAATTAAGATAAAAGAAAATCATATCAATGCTAAATGGTGAAGACTGAAGAGAAGAGTACATGCCCAGGCGTATCCGCGTATGTGCCCAACAGCATCTTAGAATGCATGTGCCCCGTGGAGTACATGTAAACCCTCATATCAATTGCTGGTTTCTTGAAAAACAAGGACAATCATTAAGTTTCAAATTAATCTTGTTTGCTTAGTATTCGAACTTGAAGCACTTAAAGTTGTTCATAGAGGACTTTGAGAAGTAGAAATAAACTCTTCTTCGTGGTTTCCCTCTTGTTTCAGAGGAACTGAAATAAGCAAGGGTTTACGGGAACTAGGTGCTTTTCCTGGAAATTTTGACTTCATACTTTTTGAGAGGACTTTGAGGTCTTCGAAGAAATGCTTTTTAGGAGGTTATGACCCCTGTCATTTCAGAGAAAACTGAAATGAACGATGGATTACTTGTTGAGTTGGATTGTTTCATAGGTATGTCAGTTGCAAGAATGTGGCTTTGTAAGTTTAGTAAGGTTTGTAAGTTTAGTAAGGTACAAGAATTCTCAGTTCCCACATTGTGCAGTCTTTAAATGTAACTAAGTTGTACTGTAGTTTGCTTATCAAAATTTAAAGCATCATTTAAAGTTATTTAGTACTAGAATTCAATATCTACTCTGCTGCTTGTTGCCAGCATATTGACGTCAACAAGCTAGTCAAAGCTCGAACTTTGGACAATCTGGAGTTTCTGCAGTGGTTGAAGCGCTATTGTGATTCCATCAATGGTGGAATTATGAATGAGTATGCTATCTTTCCCTTGAGTTTGGGCTTTAAATGTTTATGAATGCAATTTATTGACTTATAGAtctatgttttatttttgctttATGAAGGAACTATGACCCTGTAGAACGAAGATGTAAGGGTGGAAATCGGCCTTTGAGGACCACGCAGAAGAATTCAAAGTCCATGCACGGAAACAATATGCATAATTCTGTATCCAGTGACAGAGTTGCTCCTAGAAAAACTACTGGTTAGCCTGTAACTAGAACTCTTTTTTCATACCACCAAATTATGAATAGTTGTGTGCTGACTCTGCTGAGTCCCTTACATGTTTTAACTATGTCTTTCCTATAGGCCTCAAACAAGGGAAGGCACCTTCCCCTGCTGTTGGGGAAGACTCTTCAGAAGAAATCGAGGTTCTGTCTCAGGAGGTAAAAGCATTAACTTCCTATGCACTGCAATAGCCCGTTTGCTTCTTTCCTCCCCCCCACCCCAGGTTCTTTATTTTAGCACTTTCAAAGGTGTGAATGTGTGACGGTCTCCCATTAATTGGGGCAGTCACGTCTTTTTTTTAAGGATAAGAAGTTCTTCTTTCATGCTAATACCATTGTATTGCACAATGATTAGCTGCTTGTTAATTGTTTTACTTGGATTTTTTAGAACTATTGATTCAGTGACAAACATACCCAGACTATCATCTTTTTTAATCAATGAGAAAAGCCACTAAAGTAATGAGCTGTGCTTCCATGCCCGGCTGCAGTATTGCGATACATCATTTACCATTTATTCCTTGAAGACCTTTGAATGATTCTGTTTTTCCTCTCATTGTGATTGTTGTTTGGGTAAAAATAGTCTAATCCATTTTAAGCCTTGTTGCTAAAATTTACTTCTTCACGCAGGTTACCGAGCTAAAGCTTTCTGTGGACCTgctggaaaaagaaagagacttCTACTTTGGGAAACTGAGGGATATTGAAATGCTTTGTCAGGCTTCTGAAGCGGATAAACTGCCGGTGAGAATCTGCTAAAAACACAAATTTTCTCATGGTCACTCAGACATTGTTTATAATATATTGTACATCATGATATGTGTTTCCAAGTTCCAACTTCTGCTACTCAATGAGCAGAAAGTCAGCCATGTAGTATCAGATTTGCACAGTGCTTTTGTCACATTCGAAGAAGAAACTACTGCATACTAGCAATGAGATTTTCCCCTTCCCCTTGGGTCGCCCCGGTCTTATGTATCTCATAACTGACAACATTCCAGGAACTTTTTTTGGCCAAACCTTTGATTTGGAATATGTAAGTGATAGCTACGTAAATCTCACTGTTGAGTAAACTCACCTGGGATGAAGCAATTTGGTTGATTCATTGTGATTTCTAGGACCAAGGCGAGTGATCAGTGAAATAAGGACCGTTGTTATTCCCAAACATCACTTCACAATCGACTTTCCTCACTTCACAATCAACCCCTTAAATTCTGATATTAGTCAACATTCCACTAGAGTTCTTATGGAGTGTTTGAATTAACAGTCATTAcaaaagcttttttttttttcttggggAGTTGGGGGTAAGGAATTTTTAGATTTACCAACTCATAAAACAGTTTGATGACTTTGCTGCATCCTAATTGTCCCCTTCTTCCTTTTGCCTGATTTTGTTGGTGGTACGAAACTGAGGTTCATGAGCCATATACTTGTATAGTATAGCTTCCCAAAACTGGGATGCTATATAAACATAGTGATGGATGGATGCATCTCTAAGAGTAATCTGACAAAATTTAAAGTAATTTAAAGTACTTGGTATATAATTCTTCCTCAATATTTAAAATTTCTCCTGTGATTGTCA contains:
- the LOC110799244 gene encoding microtubule-associated protein RP/EB family member 1A; translated protein: MASNIGMMDGAYFVGRNEILQWINNSLQLNLSKIEEAASGAVQCQMMDMTFPGVVPMHKVNFDGKTEYDFIQNYKILQDVFSKLKINKHIDVNKLVKARTLDNLEFLQWLKRYCDSINGGIMNENYDPVERRCKGGNRPLRTTQKNSKSMHGNNMHNSVSSDRVAPRKTTGLKQGKAPSPAVGEDSSEEIEVLSQEVTELKLSVDLLEKERDFYFGKLRDIEMLCQASEADKLPMAAAIKKILYAADEKESALGEAQQLLSGPPDSRVADPEEEDQNADWCAVDFGT